The genomic stretch CGAGCTACGTGACGGCGACCTGGTGGACCTGCCGGGGCGCAAGCTGCGGGCCGTGCACACGCCCGGCCACACCCCTGGGCACATCTGCCTGCACCTGGAGGACGCCGACCGGCTGTTCACCGGCGACCACGTCCTACCCGACATCACCCCACACATCGGCATTTATCCCTTTGACCGCGACGATGTCGATCCGTTGGGGGATTTCCTGGAGTCCTTGGACCGGGTCGGCGAGCTCGGCCCACTCGACGCGCTCCCCGCCCATGAGTGGATATTTCAGGATGTGGCCGCACGTGCCGCCGAGATCCGCCACCATCACGAGGAGAAGCTCGCACGGCTGCGCGCCCTCCTGGCTCAGCGGCCGGAACCGCTGACCATCTGGGAGGTCGCCGCGATGATGACGTGGAACAGGCCCTGGGACGAGTTGTCCCCCATGCTCCGGGGCATGGCGGCCGGCGAGGCCGCGGCCCATCTGCGCACCCTGGAGGCCAGGGGCGCAGTACGCCGGAGCTCGAGGGTCTCAGGGGTCGATCCTGTCCGCTTCCAGGCTCTAGACTCGTAGACATCCGATGTCTAGGGAGAAAAGTGTGGCGGTCACCGACGCAGCCATCGACAAGATCAAGCAGATGATCGTCTCCGGGGAGCTGGCCCCGGGCGACCGGCTGCCGAAGGAGGCCGACCTGGCCGAGCGGCTCGGCCTCTCGCGCAACTCGCTACGCGAGGCGGTGCGCGCGCTGTCCCTGATCAACGTGCTGGACGTGCGCCAGGGCGACGGCACGTACGTCACCAGCCTGGAGCCGCGACTGCTCCTCGACACCATGTCGTTCGTGCTCGACCTGCACCGCGACGACACGGTGCTGCAGTTCTTCGAGGTACGCCGCATCCTGGAGCCGGCCGCGACGGCGATGGCGACCAAGCTGATGAGCGACCAGGAGATCGAGGAACTGCGGGTGATCCTGGAGTCGCTGCCCGCCGAGCCCACGGTCGAGGAGCTCGTGGCCAACGACCTGCGCTTCCACCAGCGGATCGCGCAGGGATCCGGCAACAGCGTGCTTTGCTCGTTCATCGAGAGCCTGTCAGGTCCGACCACTCGGGCCAGGATCTGGCGCGGGCTCACGCAGGAGGGCGCGATGGACAAGACGCGCGAGCAGCACACCGCGATCTACGAGGCCATCGCGGCCCGCCAGGCCGACGTCGCCCGCTCCTGGGCGACCGTGCACGTGGCGGGCGTGGAGTCGTGGTTGCGCAAGGCACTGGAGCTGGACTGACGGGGCGGATGTCGTCCCGGCTCATGGTGAGGGACGGGACCGGCGGGTAGAACCCTGGGCGTGCCGGACAAACTTGAGCGATACCGGAGCAAGCGCGACCGCACCCGTACCCCTGAGCCGATCCCCGCCGAGGCCCCACCCGGCGGGGACGGCAACGCGTTCGTCATCCAGGAGCACCACGCCCGGTCGCTGCACTGGGACCTGCGGCTGGAACGCGACGGCGTCCTCGTCTCCTGGGCCGTCCCCAAGGGGCTGCCCGCCGACCCGAAGACCAACCACCTCGCCGTGCAGACCGAGGACCACCCGATGGAGTACCTCACCTTCCACGGCGAGATCCCCAAAGGCGAGTACGGCGGCGGCACCATGACCGTCTGGGACACCGGGACGTACGAGACGGAGAAGTGGTCGGACCGCGAGGTCAAGGTGGTCCTGCACGGCAATCGGTCCTCCGGCCGGTTCGTGCTGTTCCAGACGCGGGGCAAGAACTGGATGATCCACCGCATGGACGGTCCCGCCCGCGACCCGTTCCCGCCGCTCGAACCGATGCTTCCCACGGAGCGGGCCAAGCCCCCGAAGGACAGCTCCGCGTACGCGTTCGAGTTCGCGTGGGGCGGACGCCGCCTCCTGGTCCCCATCGAGGGCGGCCGGACCGACGCCGCCCGCGAGCATCCCTGGCTGCGCGGGCTGGCCGAGTCGTTCGGCAGTCGCACGGCGGTGCTGGACGGCGAGCTCGCCACGCTCGGCGGCGCGGAGATCCTGGTCTTCTACGACCTCCTGTACGACGACGGGCACTCCCTCGTCACGGAGCCCTATACGGCCCGCAGGTCGGCCCTGGAGTCCCTCGGGTTGTCGGGCGGTCACTGGCAGACGGCCCCGTCCTGGCCCGGGGATGCGGGGCCGGTGCGGCAGGCGGCTCGGGAGCAGGGGTTGCCGGGGGTGGTGGCCAAACGCCTGGACTCGCCGTACGAGCCGGGCCTGTCCAAGGCCTGGCTGTTCATTCCAGCTTGACGAGCGACCAGGTCACGAAATACTCGTCCGGTGCTCATTACGGAGATTTCGCCCGTCGACCATCCGCTCGGGGTTGAGCTGCTCGCGCTGCAGAAGGCCGCCTACGCCGTCGAGGCGGAGCTCATCGGAGATGATCGGATCCCGCCCCTGCACGAGAGCCTGGAGGAGCTGCGGGCGCAGCCGCTGCGGTGGCTAGGGGCCGTGGACGAGGACGGTCGGCTGGTCGGCGCCGTGGCGTGGGAGGAGACCGGCGACGAAGTGGACGTCAACCGGCTGGTCGTGCATCCCAGTGCGGTTCGGCGCGGGATCGGGCGGGCGCTGGTCAAGGAGGCCCTGGTACGGGCAGGGGCGCGGCGGGTCGTGGTGGCCACCGGGCGGGACAATTCGCCTGCGCGGAGGCTGTACGAGGGGCTCGGGTTCGCGTTGGCCGGAGAGGTCGAGGTGATCCCCGGCCTGTGGATCGCCAACTACGCCCTCCTCCCGGCCTGAACCGGCAGCCACCAACCGCCCTACCCGCGCAAGCCCCGCACAGCACGCACCGCCGCCCAAGGCACGGGCCCGCATGGCACGCGCCGCGCCGCAGTCCGCAAGGCAGGCGCCGCCGCCCAAAGGCACGCACCCCGTAAGGCACGCACCGCGCCGCAGGGCACGCACCGCGCCGCAGGGCAGGCGCCGCCGCGTAGGGCAACGGGGCCTCCGCTCCCGCCCACGCACGAGGGCGGGAGCGGCGTCCCGTTCCCGCCCACGCACGAGGGCGGGAGCGGCGTCCCGTTCCCGCCCACGCGCGAGGGCGCCTGTCCGCGCAACCCGCGTAGGCAACCGCTGAGGGCCGGCCTGTACGGCGCAATGCCTCAGGGCCCTAGCGCTCCTGGGACAGCAGCCCCTCCGACTCCAGCTCCTCCCACAGTTCCTCCGGCACCGGCCGCGACCACAGGGCGGCGTTCGTGGTGACCTCCTCCGGAGTTCGGGCGCCCAGGACGACGGTGGCGATAGCCGGGTGGCGCAGGGGGAACGCCATGGCGGCCTGGGGCAGCGAGACGCCGTGGCGCTCGCAGACCCCGGCGATCCTGGTGGCCCGCTCCACCAGCGCCGCCGGCGCCGGCTGGTAGTTGTACGTGCCCGCAGGCTTGGGCGTGGCCAGGATGCCGCTGTTGAAGACGCCGGCCGCCAGCACCCTGACGCCGCGTTTCACGCACTCCTCCAGCAACGGGAGGCCCGACTGGTCGAGCAACGTGTAGCGGCCGGCGAGCATGACCACGTCGATATCGGTCTCCTGGACGAAGCGCAGCGGAACCGGCCACTGGTTCATGCCGACGCCGATCGCCTGCACCATGCCCTCGGACCGCAGCTCGGCCAGCGCCGGGTACGCCTCGGCGAGCGCCTGCTCCACGTGATCGTCCGGGTCATGGATGAGCGCGATGTGGACGGCGGGCAGGGCCAGCCGTTCCAGGGACTCCTCCAGCGATCGGCGTACGCCGTCGCGCGAGAAGTCCCACACCCGCTTCAGCTCCGCCGAAACGTCGAAGCCCTCGTCGTCCCGGCCCGATCCGGACCGCGCGGGCACAAGCAGGCGGCCGACCTTCGTCGACAGGACGTAGCCGGAGCGGCCGGCGAGCGCCGCGCCGAGGCGGCGCTCCGACAGGCCGAGCCCGTAGTGCGGGGCCGTGTCGAAGAGCCGGACGCCGCGGTCCCACGCCGCGTCCACGGTGGCACGCGCCTGCTCGTCCGTGACCTCCTCGAACAGGTTGCCGATCGGAGCGCCGCCGAACCCATGGCGGGGCAGGCCGATCACGCCGCACCTCCCGGCCACGTCGGAACGCCGCAGCTCAGCCTTTGCATCAATCTTGTGCCTTTCCGCCCGCGATCCGGCTGATCATCAGCGCGATGAGGATGATGCCGCCGTAGATCACCGGCTGCCAGAAACCGGAGACGCCGATGAGGGTCAGGATGTTCTGCACCAGGCCGATCACCAGCACGCCGGTGAGCGCGCCGAGGATCGTGCCCTTGCCGCCGTCCATGCTGACGCCGCCGATGACGGCCGCGGCGAACACCATGAAGATCCAGCCCACGCCCATGTTGTTGCCGATCGCGCCGAGGCGGCCGGTCTCCAGGATGCCGGCCAGCGCCGCCAGCGTCCCGCCCAGGATGAACACCCCGTACAACACCCGGTCCACCCGGATGCCGGCGGCGCGGGCGGCGTCGGTGTTGCCGCCGATGGCGTAGAGCGCGCGGCCGAGCCTGAGGTAACCGAGGCCGAAGATCCCGGCGGCGAACAGCAGCGCGGCGATCCAGATGGCCGCGGGCAGGCCGAGCCAGGTGGCGCTGCCCAGGTAGAGGATCGAGTCGGGCAGCTGGAACAGGGTCTTGCCCTCGGTCGGCCCCTGCAGCAGCCCATGCACGATGATCAACATGGCCAGCGTGACGATGAACGCGGACAGCTGGAACCTGATGATCAGGAAACCGTTGAACGCGCCGATGGCCGCGCCGACGAGCAACGTGAGCGGGATCGCCAGCGCGCCGGGCAACCCGATGCCGAACCCGCCGGCCGATGTGGGGATCACCAGCATCACCGCGATCGCGGGCGCGGTGCCGACCGTGGACTCCAGTGACAGGTCGAACTTGCCGGCGATGAGGATCATGGCCTCGGCCAGCACGAGGAGCGAGATCGCCGCCTGCTGCTGCAGCACGTTCGTCAGGTTGCCGAGGGTCAGGAAGACCGGATCCAGGAACGAGCCCACGATGAGCAGGATCACGATCACCGGTACGAGCGTCAGGTCACGAAACCTGGCCAGCTTCACCCGGGGAACCGGTGGGGACAAAGTGATCAATCTTCTATGCCTTCCATCACGGCCACGAGCTCGTGGTCGGTCCAGCCACGCGGCACTTCCTTCACGACCCTGCCGTGGAACATCACCAGCACCCGGTCGCAGATCCGCAGGTCGTCGAGCTCGTCGGAGACCACGACGGCCCCAGCGCCCCGCTCGACCGCGTTCTCGACAGCGCCGAGCAGGGCCTGTTTGGCCTTGACGTCGACGCCGGCCGTCGGGTTGATCACGACCAGCACCGTCGGATCGTCCACGAGCGCCCGCGCGAACACGACCTTCTGCGCGTTACCCCCGGACAGGTCGCCGACGGGCTGATCAGGGCCCTCGGTCTTGATGTCCAGCGTTTCGATCATCTGCTCGGCCTTCGCCCGGCGGCGCACCGGCGACACGATGCCGTACCGGCCGAGCTTGCGTGCGATCGGGAACGTGGCGTTCTCCCCCACGGACAGGAACGGGATGAAGCCTTCGTGGTGCCGGTCCTCGGGCACGAACCCGAGCCCGGCCTTCATGGCCGCCGGCACGTCGCCCGGCTTGACCCGGGTGCCGTTGACCGTGACCGTGCCGGCGTCCGCCTTGCGGAGCCCCACCAAGGTCTCGGCCAGGCCGACCTTGCCACTGCTCGCGGAGCCGGCGAGGCCGACGACCTCGCCGGATTTCACCGAAATATCAATATTTGCGTAGCGGCCGGCCAGCGACAGACCCTCCCCCGACAACACCACCCGCCGGCCGGGCGTGCGGGAGCGGGCCTCGTACGCCACCGTGGCCTCCCCCGTCATCGCGGCGACCAGCTCGTCGTGCGGCAGGTCGGCGACCGGCTTGGTCACGATGTGCCGGGCGTCGCGGAAGACCGTGACGCGCTGGCAGATCTCGTAGACCTCGTCGAGGTGGTGGGAGATGTACATCATCGTGACGCCCTGCTCGCGCAGCGACCGCATCCGCGCGAACAACCGCTCGATGGCCGGCCCGTCCAGCCTGGCGGTGGGCTCGTCGAGAATGATGAACCTGGCGCCGAACGACAGCGCGCGAGCGATCTCCACGAGCTGGCGCTGCTCCACGCTCAGATCCCCGGCCAGCGCCTGCGCGTCCACGTCCACCTCGTACGTGTCCAGCAGCTCGCGGGCCCTGACCTGCAGCCCGCCCCAGTTGATCACTCCGCCTCTGTCGGTCTGGCGGTTGAGGAAGAGGTTTTCCGCCACCGTCAGCGCCGGGATGATCGTGGACTTCTGGTAAACGCAGGCGACGCGCTGCCGCCAGGCGTCACGGTCGGCGAGGGCGGGCGCCGCCTCTCCGGAGAACAGCACCTCGCCCTCGTCAGGCCGCTGGAGCCCGGTGAGGATCGACACCAGGGTGGATTTTCCCGCGCCGTTCCTGCCGACGAGCGCGTGAGTCTCGCCCTCGGCGATGGCGATCTTCGCGCCGTTGAGCGCGACGGTGGGGCCGAAGCGCTTGACGACGTTTCGGGCTTCAACGTGAATGTTCATCTACTTGACCTGGTTACCCCAGAGGCTCTTGTCATCCACGTTGTCCTTCGTGACGAGCGGCGCGGGGAGCTGGTCCTCCAGGCCGTTCGGAAGCTGGATGATCGTGCTGTCGTGGTCCGTCGGGCCCGGCTTGAACGTCTTGCCCTCCAACGCGGCCTTGGCGTAGTAGAGCGCGTACTTCGCATACAGGTCGGCCGGCTGCGACACCGTGGCGTCGATCTCGCCCTTCCTGATCGCCTCGTACTCCTGCGGGATCCCGTCGTTGGAGACGACGAAGATGTGCTTGGGGTCAGCCGTCGGTACGAGCAGCCCCTTCTGCTTGAGCGTCTGCAGCGTCGGCGCGAGGTGGACGCCGCCGGCGTGCATGTAGATGCCCTTGATGTCAGGGTTTTGCTCCAGGCGGGTCTGCAGCATGGACGCGGCCTTGCTGCCCTCCCACTCGGTCGGCTCGCTGAAGACCGTGATCCCGGGGAACTTGGTCTTCATGCACTCCAGGAACGCCTCCGACCTGTCACGGCCGTTGATGGAGCTGAGCGCACCCTGGAGCTGGACGACCTTGCCCTTGCCGCCGAGCTTCTCACCGAGGAACTCGCAGGCCTTGGTCCCGTACGCGCGGTTGTCGGCGCGTACGACCATGAAGACCTTGCCCTTGTCCGGCCGGGTGTCGACGGTCACGACGGGAATCTTCTTGTTCTCCAGTTGCTGCAGCGTGTTGGCGATGGCGCCGGTGTCCTGCGGGGCCATGACGATCGCCTTGGCGCCCTGACCGATCAGCGCCTGCACGTTGTTGACCAGCTTGGCCACGTCGTTCTGCGAGTTCGTGGCGGGCATGAGGTCCACCTTGAGCTCGCCGGCCATCTGGGGGACGTATTTGATGTAGGAGTTCCAGAAGTCGGAGTCGGCGCGGGGATGGTCGATGCCGACCTTCCCGCCGCCGCTTCCGCCTTCTGCGGTCGTCGACGTCCCTGAGCCGCATGCGGTGACGACCGCTAGGAGAGCCGCGCCCGCGATCACCCGTCCGAAGTTCATTGGGGGGTACCTTCCTTAATTGATGGGCCGGAGCCGGAGCCCCTGCATGCCGCCGTCGACCGCGAGAGCGGTCCCGGTGGTCGAACCGGCCTCGGGGCTGGCGAGGTAGGCGATGGCCGCGGCGACCTCTTCCGCACTGACCAGGCGGCCCATCGGCTGCCTGGCGTTGAGCGCCACCCGCTCCGCCTCCGGATCGGGGGCCGAATCGAGCAGCCTGCTGACCCACGGGGTGTCCGCGGTCCCTGGATTGACGCAGTTGACCCGGATGCCCTCGTGGATGTGGTCCGCGGCCATCGCCAGCGTCAGCGACAGCACCGCGCCCTTCGTCGCGCTGTAGAGTGCCCGCTTGGGCAGGCCCGCCGTCGCGGCGATCGAGCAGGTGTTGACGATGACGGCGTGCCGGGACTTCCTGAGGTACGGCAGCGTCGCCCGCGCCACCCGGACCATGCCGAGCACGTTGACGTCGAACACCCGCTGCCACTCGCTGTCCGGGTTGTCCTCGATCGTGCCCTGCGCGCCGATGCCCGCGTTGTTGACGAGCACGTCGACGCCGCCGAGCCGTTCGGCGGCCTCGGCCACCGCGGCGCGTACCCCGGCGTCGTCCGTGACGTCCACCTTGATCCCGATGAACGGCTCGCCCGGCGGAGTGAGGTCCAGGCAGGCCACCTTCATGCCGCGCTCGGCGAACAGGGTGGCCGCGGCCAGTCCGATGCCGGAACCGCCGCCGGTCACGATCGCTTTCAGGGTCACGCGTCCCTCCAGACCTCGCCGCCGGGGAAGGTGTGCGCGGCGATCGATTCGGGGTGCATCTCCGCGCTGAAGCCCGGGGCGGCCGGGGCGACGTACCGGCCGTCACGGATCACGACCGGGTCCACGAAATGCTCGTGCAGGTGGTCGACGTATTCGATCACGCGGCCGTCCATGGTCCCGGTGATCGCCACGTAGTCGAACATCGACAGGTGCTGCACCAGCTCGCACAGCCCGACACCGCCGGCGTGCGGGCACACCGGGATCCCGAACTTGGCCGCGAGCAGCAGGATCGCCAGGTTCTCGTTGACCCCGCCGACACGGGCGGAGTCGATCTGCAGGTAGGCGATCGCACCCGCCTGCAGCAGTTGCTTGAAGACAATGCGGTTCTGCACGTGCTCGCCGGTGGCCACCGGGATGGGCTCGATGCCCCTGGCGATGGCGGCGTGGCCGAGCACGTCGTCGGGACTGGTCGGCTCCTCGACCCAGTGGGGGTTGAACTCGCGCAACGCGTTGACCCACTCGATGGCCGAGCCGACGTCCCAGCGCTGGTTGGCGTCGATCGCGATCGGGAAATCGGGGCCGCACACCTCCCTGGCCACCCGGAAACGGCGCCTGTCGTCGTCGAGATCCGCGCCGACCTTGAGCTTGATCTGCCCGAACCCCTGCTCGATGGCCTCCTTGCAGAGCCGCCGCAACTTCTCGTCGTCGTATCCCAGCCACCCCGGCGAGGTCGTGTAAGCGGGGTAACCGACCTCGATGAGCTGATTTATCCGCTCTTCCTTACCGTCTTCCGCATTTCTCAGGATTTGTAGGGCTTCGTCTGGAGTCAGTGCGTCACTCAGGTAGCGGAAGTCGATGAGATCGACGATCTCCTCGGGCGACATCTCGGACAGCAGCCGCCACAACGGCTTGCCCGCCCGCTTGGCCTTGAGGTCCCACAGGGCGTTGACCACGGCGGAGATCGCCATGTGCATGACGCCCTTCTCCGGCCCCAGCCAGCGCAGCTGCGAGTCGTTGACCATGTCCTTGTACAGGGCGCCGAGGTCCTCGACGTCCTGGCCCAGCACGTACGGCTTGAGCGCGCTGATGGCGGTCGTCTGGATGTCGTTGCCGCGCCCGATGGTGAACGCGAACCCGTGCCCCTCGAACCCGTCGTCGGTCTTCAGCACGACATAGGCCGCGGAGTAGTCGGGGTCCGGATTCATCGCGTCGGAGCCGTCCAGCTCACGGGAGGTCGGGAACCGCACGTCGTGCGTCTCCATCCCGACGATCTTGTACGTGGCCACCGCTCCGGTCATGCCTGCCCCACCGTCTGCCGCTGACGTCCCAGCCCCTCGATCTCCAGCTCCATCACGTCACCGGCCTTCAGGTACGGCTGCCCAGGCATCCCCAAGGCCACACCGGCCGGCGTGCCCGTGTTGATGACGTCACCCGGCTCCAGCACCATGAACTGGCTGAGATACCGCACGATCTCCGCCACATCGAAGATCATGTTCTTGGTGTCGCCGTCCTGGCGGCGCTCACCGTTGACCCAGAGTCGCATCGGCAGGTTCTGCGGGTCGCCGACCTCGTCAGCGGTCACGAGCCAAGGGCCGAGCGGGTTGAACGTCTCGCACGACTTTCCCTTGTCCCACTGCCCTCCACGCTCGAGCTGGAACTCCCGCTCGGACACGTCGTTGGAGACCGCGTACCCGGCGATCACGCCGAGCGCCTCCTCCCTGCTCTCCAGATAACGCGCCTGCCGGCCGATGACCACGGCCAGCTCGACCTCCCAGTCGGTCTTCACGCTCCCCCGCGGGACGAGCACCTCGTCGT from Nonomuraea polychroma encodes the following:
- a CDS encoding MBL fold metallo-hydrolase, whose protein sequence is MKSRRRPYAQQRPQDLGGGVWSVPVPIPGNPLGYTLVYAIESPKGPVLVDAGWNHPDAWEALSGGLAALGIDVRAVSGVVVTHFHPDHAGLAGQVREVSGGWIAMHESDAALVTLMHELPESEHASFQTDMLRRAGADPGEAMEAVSRPTPPARPDRELRDGDLVDLPGRKLRAVHTPGHTPGHICLHLEDADRLFTGDHVLPDITPHIGIYPFDRDDVDPLGDFLESLDRVGELGPLDALPAHEWIFQDVAARAAEIRHHHEEKLARLRALLAQRPEPLTIWEVAAMMTWNRPWDELSPMLRGMAAGEAAAHLRTLEARGAVRRSSRVSGVDPVRFQALDS
- a CDS encoding FadR/GntR family transcriptional regulator, with translation MAVTDAAIDKIKQMIVSGELAPGDRLPKEADLAERLGLSRNSLREAVRALSLINVLDVRQGDGTYVTSLEPRLLLDTMSFVLDLHRDDTVLQFFEVRRILEPAATAMATKLMSDQEIEELRVILESLPAEPTVEELVANDLRFHQRIAQGSGNSVLCSFIESLSGPTTRARIWRGLTQEGAMDKTREQHTAIYEAIAARQADVARSWATVHVAGVESWLRKALELD
- a CDS encoding DNA polymerase ligase N-terminal domain-containing protein; amino-acid sequence: MPDKLERYRSKRDRTRTPEPIPAEAPPGGDGNAFVIQEHHARSLHWDLRLERDGVLVSWAVPKGLPADPKTNHLAVQTEDHPMEYLTFHGEIPKGEYGGGTMTVWDTGTYETEKWSDREVKVVLHGNRSSGRFVLFQTRGKNWMIHRMDGPARDPFPPLEPMLPTERAKPPKDSSAYAFEFAWGGRRLLVPIEGGRTDAAREHPWLRGLAESFGSRTAVLDGELATLGGAEILVFYDLLYDDGHSLVTEPYTARRSALESLGLSGGHWQTAPSWPGDAGPVRQAAREQGLPGVVAKRLDSPYEPGLSKAWLFIPA
- a CDS encoding GNAT family N-acetyltransferase, with protein sequence MLITEISPVDHPLGVELLALQKAAYAVEAELIGDDRIPPLHESLEELRAQPLRWLGAVDEDGRLVGAVAWEETGDEVDVNRLVVHPSAVRRGIGRALVKEALVRAGARRVVVATGRDNSPARRLYEGLGFALAGEVEVIPGLWIANYALLPA
- a CDS encoding aldo/keto reductase, whose amino-acid sequence is MIGLPRHGFGGAPIGNLFEEVTDEQARATVDAAWDRGVRLFDTAPHYGLGLSERRLGAALAGRSGYVLSTKVGRLLVPARSGSGRDDEGFDVSAELKRVWDFSRDGVRRSLEESLERLALPAVHIALIHDPDDHVEQALAEAYPALAELRSEGMVQAIGVGMNQWPVPLRFVQETDIDVVMLAGRYTLLDQSGLPLLEECVKRGVRVLAAGVFNSGILATPKPAGTYNYQPAPAALVERATRIAGVCERHGVSLPQAAMAFPLRHPAIATVVLGARTPEEVTTNAALWSRPVPEELWEELESEGLLSQER
- a CDS encoding ABC transporter permease — translated: MSPPVPRVKLARFRDLTLVPVIVILLIVGSFLDPVFLTLGNLTNVLQQQAAISLLVLAEAMILIAGKFDLSLESTVGTAPAIAVMLVIPTSAGGFGIGLPGALAIPLTLLVGAAIGAFNGFLIIRFQLSAFIVTLAMLIIVHGLLQGPTEGKTLFQLPDSILYLGSATWLGLPAAIWIAALLFAAGIFGLGYLRLGRALYAIGGNTDAARAAGIRVDRVLYGVFILGGTLAALAGILETGRLGAIGNNMGVGWIFMVFAAAVIGGVSMDGGKGTILGALTGVLVIGLVQNILTLIGVSGFWQPVIYGGIILIALMISRIAGGKAQD
- a CDS encoding sugar ABC transporter ATP-binding protein, with product MNIHVEARNVVKRFGPTVALNGAKIAIAEGETHALVGRNGAGKSTLVSILTGLQRPDEGEVLFSGEAAPALADRDAWRQRVACVYQKSTIIPALTVAENLFLNRQTDRGGVINWGGLQVRARELLDTYEVDVDAQALAGDLSVEQRQLVEIARALSFGARFIILDEPTARLDGPAIERLFARMRSLREQGVTMMYISHHLDEVYEICQRVTVFRDARHIVTKPVADLPHDELVAAMTGEATVAYEARSRTPGRRVVLSGEGLSLAGRYANIDISVKSGEVVGLAGSASSGKVGLAETLVGLRKADAGTVTVNGTRVKPGDVPAAMKAGLGFVPEDRHHEGFIPFLSVGENATFPIARKLGRYGIVSPVRRRAKAEQMIETLDIKTEGPDQPVGDLSGGNAQKVVFARALVDDPTVLVVINPTAGVDVKAKQALLGAVENAVERGAGAVVVSDELDDLRICDRVLVMFHGRVVKEVPRGWTDHELVAVMEGIED
- a CDS encoding sugar ABC transporter substrate-binding protein, which encodes MNFGRVIAGAALLAVVTACGSGTSTTAEGGSGGGKVGIDHPRADSDFWNSYIKYVPQMAGELKVDLMPATNSQNDVAKLVNNVQALIGQGAKAIVMAPQDTGAIANTLQQLENKKIPVVTVDTRPDKGKVFMVVRADNRAYGTKACEFLGEKLGGKGKVVQLQGALSSINGRDRSEAFLECMKTKFPGITVFSEPTEWEGSKAASMLQTRLEQNPDIKGIYMHAGGVHLAPTLQTLKQKGLLVPTADPKHIFVVSNDGIPQEYEAIRKGEIDATVSQPADLYAKYALYYAKAALEGKTFKPGPTDHDSTIIQLPNGLEDQLPAPLVTKDNVDDKSLWGNQVK
- a CDS encoding SDR family NAD(P)-dependent oxidoreductase, giving the protein MTLKAIVTGGGSGIGLAAATLFAERGMKVACLDLTPPGEPFIGIKVDVTDDAGVRAAVAEAAERLGGVDVLVNNAGIGAQGTIEDNPDSEWQRVFDVNVLGMVRVARATLPYLRKSRHAVIVNTCSIAATAGLPKRALYSATKGAVLSLTLAMAADHIHEGIRVNCVNPGTADTPWVSRLLDSAPDPEAERVALNARQPMGRLVSAEEVAAAIAYLASPEAGSTTGTALAVDGGMQGLRLRPIN
- a CDS encoding L-fuconate dehydratase, whose protein sequence is MTGAVATYKIVGMETHDVRFPTSRELDGSDAMNPDPDYSAAYVVLKTDDGFEGHGFAFTIGRGNDIQTTAISALKPYVLGQDVEDLGALYKDMVNDSQLRWLGPEKGVMHMAISAVVNALWDLKAKRAGKPLWRLLSEMSPEEIVDLIDFRYLSDALTPDEALQILRNAEDGKEERINQLIEVGYPAYTTSPGWLGYDDEKLRRLCKEAIEQGFGQIKLKVGADLDDDRRRFRVAREVCGPDFPIAIDANQRWDVGSAIEWVNALREFNPHWVEEPTSPDDVLGHAAIARGIEPIPVATGEHVQNRIVFKQLLQAGAIAYLQIDSARVGGVNENLAILLLAAKFGIPVCPHAGGVGLCELVQHLSMFDYVAITGTMDGRVIEYVDHLHEHFVDPVVIRDGRYVAPAAPGFSAEMHPESIAAHTFPGGEVWRDA
- a CDS encoding fumarylacetoacetate hydrolase family protein, with product MKLLRVGPVGQERPAVLDEAGNLRDIGEPEIDGAFLASGGVARVREALERGDLPAIDTEGLRVGAPIARPGKIVCIGLNYSDHAAESGLEAPAEPVVFMKAPNTMVGPYDEVLVPRGSVKTDWEVELAVVIGRQARYLESREEALGVIAGYAVSNDVSEREFQLERGGQWDKGKSCETFNPLGPWLVTADEVGDPQNLPMRLWVNGERRQDGDTKNMIFDVAEIVRYLSQFMVLEPGDVINTGTPAGVALGMPGQPYLKAGDVMELEIEGLGRQRQTVGQA